The DNA window TGCGCGCCCGCTGGGTCGAGGCCTGCCTGGCCGTGGCCAGCAGCCACAAACGCGCGGGACGGGTGGAGCGGGCTCTGGAGTGGTATCAGCGTGCGCTGAGCCGCGATGCCACGCTGGAGGATGCCCACCGCGGGGCGATGCGCTGCTACGCCGGCCTGGGCCACCGCGATCTGGCGCTGCGCCAGTACGACCGCTGCGTCCGGATCCTGCGGGACGAACTGGACGCGCCGCCCGACGCGGAAACCGTGGCGCTGCGCGACGCGATCGCCCGGCCCGCAGCGCCGTGAGCGGGCATCTTCGTCTCGGATCAGTCCTGGAGTAACACCCGGATGTCGTGGGCGACATCCTCCGCCGGGCCCCCCCAGTTGTAGGACACCCGCAGATAGCCCGTCCGGTCGATGACGTAGATGGCCGGGGGATGGTTGACGACGAGCCGATGGGCGTCGAGCATGTACCGTTCCGGCACGACGCCAAAACTTTTGTACACCCGGAGGCGTTCCGGTTCCGGGCCGGTCAGCCCGATGAAGTCCGGGTGGAACGACGCCAGATACGTCTTCAGCCGCGTCGGAGTGTCCCGCCGCGGATCGACGGTGATGAGCGCGACGCGGACGCGTCGGCGTTCCGGGCCCAGAGCATTGTAGGCGCGCTTCAGCGTGCCCAGCGTCAGCGGGCACAGGTCGAGGCAGGAGGTGAAGCCGAAGGTCAGCACGACCAGGGACCCGCGCTGATCGCGCAGCCGGAAGGGCCGGCCGTGTTGATCGACGAGGGTGAAGTCAATCACCGGCTCAGGCGGCAGGATGGGGAGGCCGCGGAGCATTCCGTGGGGCGCGGCCCGAGCTGCTCCCCCGCCCCACTCCAGCAGGAGCGCGCTCAACAGGACAGCAAGGGGGCCTCGCACCTTCTCAGTGCGCCGGACGCGGGTGGATGACCACCACCCCGTTCCCGCCCCAGGCGTCGGGACCGAGGAAGACGTCGCCGGCTTTCCCGGGAGTGGGGCGGGACAGGTCGATTACGGTCAACACGGGCGCGTACTTGTTCGTGACGTAGGCCAGGAACCCGCCCCCCTGCTTGAATCCATAGGCCACGCCGTGGGCCCCTTTGTAGGCCTTCGCCTCGGCGACCACGCGGATGTTGCTCGGATTGGCCTGGTCCACGGCGATGATGCTCGCCGTGGCCGACCCGGTGTTCGCCACGACCACCCACTTGCCGTCGGGACTGAAGGGTGACTGGATCGGGACCGCGCCGACGCGCACGACCTTGACGACTTTGGGACTGGCCGGAGCGCGCAGGTCCAGGAACACCACCCGCCCCTGCAGCAGTTTGTCCGCCGTGAGCAGGACGGTGGTGGTGGCGGCCAGGCGGCCGGTGCGCGAAACGGAGGCATACAGCGGAAGGTTCGCGCCGAAGGGCTTCCCGTCGGTGTCGGTGACCTTGCTGAGGTCGACGGTCGTGAGCAGCTTCTCGGTGTTCATGTCCACCACGGACATCTTGCCGGAGAGGGCGTTGGCCACGACGAGGATCTTGCCGTCCGGCGAGATCCAGCCGCCGTGAGGGCCCAGGGGGACCTCGATGTATCGGATCGGGATCTGGGCCGCCGGGATCGCCGGATCGACCAGTTTGCTCACATCCAGGACGGCGAGTCGGTCCTGGGCGTTGATCGTCACCACGGCTTTGCCCTGGGGCGTGGTGTGCGTGTGCGCGGGAGACTCGCCGACGCGAATCCGGTTCTTCACCACCCGTCCCGTCCTGGCGTCCAGCACCGTGATGTAGTTGGCGTGCCAGTTCGTCTGGATCACGTAGCGCTCGTCCCAGGAGACCATCAGGTTGTGCGGGTTATCGAAGTCGCCTTCGATGACCCGTTTCACCTTCATCGTCGCTGCGTCCACGACGGTGATCGTGCCGGCGGTCATCTTGCCGGGGCGTGTCTGGAACTGCGTATCGACCCACACCTCCCCGCGCCCGCGCACGCGCGGGGGGGAGAGCGGTCCGGGGGAGGCCGGAGGCCAGGGCTTCATGAACTGCGGGGCGGGGTCGGTGCCGACGGCGATCTGGCCGTCCATGTAAGGGTGGATGGCGCAGACGTAGACGTAGAGCCCGGGCTTGGTGAAGGTGAATCGGACGGTGCCCTTGCGCCCGACGAAGCCCACGGTCTTGGCAGGTTCGTCGAAGCCGGTGAGAAAAGTGATGGTGTGCAGCGTGTGCGCCTCGCTGAAGGACCACACCACTTCCTGCCCGGGTTCGATGCGGAGGGTCTGGGGTGTGAACCATGGGGCCAGCTCCCCGACCGTGACGGCATTGCTCACCGGCGGTGGCGCCTGCCCGGCACCGGGTGTCGACGCCCCCAGGAGTATGAGGGCGACAATGGCGAGCCCTGCCGTCCCTGCCCTCGTCCGCCGCATCGCGGTCCCCCCCCCATCCCCGCCTGTTTCGGCGGGCAGTTCGTCGAAAGTAATGAGGACTCCTTCCGATGGAATGTCACTGAGCCTCGCCCCGGCCTGTCCGGAACTGCTCCCACCGCCGGCGCTGGGTGCCCGCATCCGCCGGTTGGTGGTCGCTGCAATCCACCCGCAGCAACCGGTCGCCGAAGGGGGCGTCGACAAAGGCGCAGTGGTGCGGACGCGCGGGGTTCTTGTGTACGTAGGGGCGGAAGAACCGGCAGGTCACGCAGATCCGGGAGACCGGGATCTCGCCCCGGTCCTGCAGAATACGGATCATACTCACCAGGGCGCGCAGGAAGATAGCCTGTTCATCAGGGTCCAGCGCTTCCACAGCGGGGACAAGGAAATCAGTCCAGTCGCCTATGCGGCGCGCCACCCGGCGACCCTGCGGGGTGACGGTGATCGACCGCACCCGGGCGTCTCGCGGGGACCGGCCCTTACGGAGGAGTTGCTTGCGGACCAGCGCCTCCACGGCGTCGCTGGCCGTCGGTGCCGTCACCCCCAGCCGAGAGGCCACCTCGCCCACGGTCACCCCCTCCGGAGCATTCCCGACCAGGGACAGGATCTGCGCTTGCGTGGGGGTCACGGCCCGGGCTCCGGCTTCCCGCCAGGCATGGATCTTCAGGGCGAGGCCGATCTTGGCCAGTCCGGTGGCGATCCGCCGCTCCACCGGCCCTGAGACTAGGTCAAATGATCTCCGGCGCATCGCTGTTCCTTTCGTCGCCGCGCCCCGGCGCCTCCTGGCGGCTCTTGACAGCCCGGCCCGGCGACGCTAATTTAATTAGGACGCCTAATTAAATTCTTCGCGGAGGTGGACTGTGCGCAAGAGGGTGGTTTTGGCGGCGGTCGTCGTACTGATGGCCGCCGGGGCCTTTGCTCTGACCGGAGCACGCGGGCAGGCGGCCGCGTCGCGGACACGCGAGTACCGGGTGACGATGAAATTCTGGAAGGCGACGGTGGCGGAGGTCCCGACCGTGGCCGTCACCAATCTGCCGGCGGACGCGGTCGCCTATGCCGGCGACACCGTGGTCTTCCGCGTGACCAACGAGAGCCCCATCGCGGAAGGGTTCTCCGTTGACGCCTACGGGGTGAGGGAAGTGCTGGAACCCAAGCAGACTAAGGTCATCCGGATTGCGGGCGTGCGACCGGGAGCCTTCGTTATCTATTGCCAGTTGCACCCCTTCAGCGTCCACTATACCGGGACTTTACTGGTGCTGCCTCGACCGTGATCATGCCGGCGGCGGCCCCGCCCGGGCGGTCGTGGCGTCATCGTGGTGGAGCAGGCCGTACTCGAAGCTGTCCACGAGCGCCAGCCAGCTGGCTTCCACGACGTTCTCCGAGACGCCGACCGTGCCCCAGCTGCGCCGGCCGTCGGACGACTCGATGAGCACGCGCACCCGGGCGGCGGTCGCGGCCTCGGCGTTGAGCACGCGGACCTTGTAGTCGGTGAGCCGGATGGTCCGCAGCGCGGGATAGAACCCTTCCAGCGCCTTGCGCAGGGCGCGGTCCAGCGCGTGCACCGGCCCGTTGCCCTCGGCCGCGGTGTGCTCTTCCACGCCGTTGACCGATAGTTTGACCGTGGCCTCGGCGCGCACCGCGCCGCCCTCGCCGCCAACCACGCGGACGTGGAACCAGCAGAGGTCGAAGAGGGGGCGGTGCACGCCCAGCAGCCGCCGCATGATGAGCGCGAAGCTCGCCTCGGCTCCGTCGAACTGGTAGCCCTCGTGTTCCATGCGTTTCACGCGGGCCAGAATCTCCTTCACTTCCGGCCGCGAGCGGTCCAGCGACAGGCCCATCTCGCCAGCCTTGTAGAGCACGTTGGCCTGTCCGGAGAGATCCGAGACGACGACCCGACGCTCGTTGCCCACGCTGGCCGGGTCGATGTGCTCGTAGGTCCGCGCATCCGCCATCACCGCGCTGACGTGGACGCCCCCCTTATGCGCAAAGGCGTTGCGCCCGACGAAGGGCTGGTAGTCGTCAGGCGCCAGGTTGGCCATCTCGCTGACGAAGCGTGACACCTCGACTAGGCGCGAGAGGGCGTCCGGCCGCAGACACTCGTATCCCAGTTTGAGGCGCAGGTTGGCGACGACGGCGCAGAGGTCGGCGTTGCCGCACCGTTCGCCATAGCCGTTAATGGTGCCCTGGACGTGCTCGGCGCCGGCCTGTACCGCGGTCAGGGTGTTGGCCACCGCGAGCGCGCCGTCGTTGTGGGCGTGAATGCCCACCGGCCCGCCGACCCGCTCCAGGACGGTCCGGATGATGCGCCGAATTTCGTCGGGCAACGTCCCTCCGTTCGTATCGCAGAGCACCAGGACGTCCGCGCCGGCCTGCCGGGCGGCACGCAGCGTCTCTAGCGCGTAGACGGCGTCGTGCCGGTAACCGTCGAAGAAGTGCTCGGCATCGTAGACGACCTCCCGGCCGTGGCGCTTCAGATAGGCGACCGAGTCGGCGATCATGCGCAGATTCTCGTCCCGCGTGGTGCGCAGAGCGACGGTGACATGATGATCCCAGCTCTTGCCGAAGATGGCCACGGCCGGCGCGCCCGACTGGATCAACATCTGGAGGTTCGGATCGTCGTCGGGTCGCGTGTTGGGGCGTCGGGTGCTGCCGAAGGCCGTAATTTTGCAGTGTTGCCACGACAGTTCGCGGGCCCGGGTGAAAAAGGCGAGGTCCTTGGGATTGCTGCCCGGCCACCCGCCTTCCACGTAGTCGACACCCAACTCGTCCAGGCGGAGGGCGATCTTCACTTTATCGTCCGTGGAAAAATTGATACCCGCGCCCTGGGTGCCGTCGCGGAGCGTGGTGTCAAAGACGGTCACACGGTTGCTCATCGGCCTCACCCGGCTCAGAAGAAAACCTGAGGGACAGATTCCGCAAGGAACCTCTCCCTCAGGTTTCTCTCCTGACGGTGTAGCGGCCGCCCTGGACCGCCTGCGCCGCTTGGACCCAACCAGCCCCTTGTGAAAGCTGTGGAACCCTAGGCGCACTTCCCTGCCGGCCCGCCTGGGGGCCGGAACGCTGCCCCGGTTTTCCACGCACTGTACCCAAGCGCCGGCGGGTCTGTCAAGCGCCCGCATTGCCTCAGAATAAATCCGAGCGAGGCCGGGGCCGTTGCCTCATAGAAAACCTGAGGCAACTTCTCGCCACCTTTGGAGGTCCGACCGGCCCCATGACCCCTCTCGCCAAGCGCCAACTGGCCCAGGCCCTGCACCCCCACTACCGCACAGCCCGGCGAGCCGAGAAGACCCAGATCCTGACCGCCTTCGTCAAGGCCACCGGCTACCATCGGACGTACGCCATCACCCTCCTCCGCCACGGGCCACCCCGCCGCCCGGGCGAACGCCGAGGGCGACGGGTCCGGTACGACCGTCCCGTCGTGGAGGCCCTCCACCGCCTCTGGGAGGCTTCCGGCTATCTGTGCAGCAAGCGCTTGCGCCCGTTCCTGGCGCCCTGGCTCGAGGCCCTGCGGCGGTGCGGCGAACTTACCTCCCCCCGGCGGTCGAAGCCGCGCTGCTGCGGATGAGTGCCGCCACCATCGACCGGAAGCTCGCCCCCTATCGACGGCAGCTCAAACCCCGAGGCCTCACGACCACCCGCCCGGGACGTCTGCTCAAGCCGCACGTCCCGGTACGCACCTTCACCCCCTGGGACGAGCGCCACCCCGGCTTCACCGAACTGGACCTGGTCGCCCACTGCGGCGAGGCGACGCACGGCGAGTACCTCCACAGCCTCTCGCTGGTGGACGTCGCTACCGCGTGGTTCGAGCCCCGCGCAGTGGTCAACCGCAGCCAACGTTGGGTCTTTGAGGCGCTCACCATCATCCGCGATCGGCTCCCCTTCCCCCTCCTGGGCATCGATGCCGACAATGACAGCGCCTTCATCAACACCAACCTCCTCGCCTACTGTCGCGCCCCGCGCCTCACGTTCACCCGCTCCCGGGAGTATTGCAAGAACGACCAGGCCCACGTGGAAGAACGCAATGGGGCAGTGATCCGCCGCCTCATCGGCTACGAACGGTACGAGGGGGAGCAGGCTGCTGCCGCGCTCAATGCCGTCTACGATGTGCTGCGACTCTGGATCAACTTCTTCCAACCGACCATGCGCCTTGTCGCCAAGGAGCGTGTGGGGGCCAAGGTGATCAGGCGCTACGATCAGGCCCGGACCCCTTACCAGCGCGTCCTGGAGGCCCCGGAGGTCTCGCCCTCCGCCACGCAGGCCCTCCGGGCTCTCTACCAAACCCTCAACCCCGTCCAGGTGCGCCGGGAGCTTGAGCGGCACCTGGCGACTCTGTGGCGCCACGGCCTTCACTCAGGAGGGTCCGTGAGGCAACGGGCCCCGGAAACTCAGGTTTCCCGATGAGTCAACACGGAACACGAAGCCGGGCACGGAAGGCCTGAGTCTGGCGGGCCCGGAGGGAATCGAACCCCCGACCAGAGGCTTAGGAGTCCCCTGCTCTATCCACTGAGCTACGGGCCCGCACCTTCAGATTATACGCTACAGACGTGGGTTTCCGCGCGGCTCCCCTCACCCAGGGGCTTCCTCTCGGACCCGCTGCTGTAGCCTAACTGTAGCCGATCTTGGAAGGAGGAGAATGAAGAGCAACGAGGGGAGGGTGCATAAGGCCGAGCGGATGCCGGCGTGGCCTCCGCTGACTGGGTCTGGCCCGCAGGCGGAGCCTCTCATGCCCACTTGCCGGGGACGATACCCTCACCGCCCGATGGGCGGCATCGGCCGGAGCCGGTGAGGTGAAATGATAAGATAATGAAATTAATGAATCAGGTTGGGGCGGGAGGCAGGTTTCGGCGGCACGGTCCGAGGGCTCAGCACCCGCACCGGTGGAGCGGGTTTCTTTGGGGTAGCAATTGAGGACGTCGAGAATACTTGCCTTGGGCCAGCACAGAGAAGGAAGGGAGATGGGAGTGCGCCTGCGGGCGGGCGGCAATGAGTTCTCGCGGAGGTGAGGAGGCGGAGCCATGAAGACGTTGCGCTGGTGGGCGATCCGCTGGTTTGCTAGCGTCCTGGCCCTGTATCTAGTCGGCGCCGCGGGGCTGGTGGCGGCGCAGCAGGCGGCCGAGTACAAGGTGGGGGTGGTCACCTCGCTGTCCGGCGAGCTGGCCTTCGGCGGCAACGTGACCAAGCGCGGCTACGACCTCTGGGCGGAAACCCTGAACAAGGCAGGCGGCATCCTGATCGGCGGCAAACCCTACAAGGTCAGGCTGATCTACGCCGATGACCAGAGCACGCCGGCTACCGCCGCCGTGGCCGGAGAACGGCTGATCACCCAGGAGAAGGTGGACTTCATCCTAGGCCCCTACGCCAGCGGCACAACCCTGGCCCTGGCACCCATCACCGAGAAGTACCGCGTTCCACACATCACCGGATCGGCGGAGTCCCCGCTCATCTGGAAGGGGAAGTTCAAGTACACCTTCGGGACCATCCCCACGGTGACCATCATCGCCCAGGCGTCCATCCAGACCCTGGCGCAAGACGTGTCCCCCAAGCCGCAGACCATTGCCATTCTGGGGATCGACGATGCCTTCTCCAAGTTCGCCGCCGAGGCGTTCCGCACCGCCGCCCAGAAGTTTGGCATCAAGGTGCTGCGCTTCGACATCGTGCCGGAGGGCAGCGACTACACGCCGGCGGTGAGCGCGGCCAAGGCGCTGACCCCGGACATCTTCGCGATGGGATCGCACGAGAAGGCGGCCATTGAGATGATCAAGGCCGCCAAGGAGCTCAAGTTCAACCCCAAGGCGTTCGTGCAGCACTACGGGATGACTACCCCCGACTTCCGCAAGGGGCTGGGCAAGGACGCCGAGTACGTCTTCGGTACCTCGGTATGGACCCCCAACCTAAACTACCAGGCGAAGATCCTCTTCAAGACTCCGCAGGAGTACGCCGCTGCGTTCAAGGCCCGCTTCGGCAGCGATCCGGACTACACCGAGGCGGCCTCTACCGCAGCGGGCATCGCCTTCCAGGAGGCGCTGCGGGCCATTAACGCCGCGCCGCCACTGACGCAGGCGCAGAAGGACGCGCTGATCGGAGCCCTGGAGCGGCTGGACCTGATGACCTTCTACGGGCCGATCAAGTTCGCCACTTCCGGGGACTACTACCATGACAACGCGGGGCTGCAGCCCATTGCCCTGCAGTACCAGGGCGGCGTGATCGTGGAGGTCGGCCCGGGCAAGCTGCGCCTGAAGGCCCCCAAATATCCCACGCCCAGCTGGGACAAGCGCTAAGTCAGGAGGCCGGGGACGGCGACCCCGTCCCCGGCCGCTCGGCAGCATGTCCAGGAATTCCTGCGCAGACCGACCGGGGCTCCCAGAAATTCGCGGGCGCGAATTCTCAGGGTGCGCTGGCTGTCGACGGCGAGGTGCAGGACTTCGGACGGTCCAGCGTGCGCAACTGCGAGACCCATGGCGGTGGAAGCAGCGGACTGGCTCGCAGGCCAAGGCAGGTGCTGTATGCGTTGGACCAGCAGCAGACGGCCAAAGGGCGTGAGCTTGCTGTGTGGGTGAGCCATGACTGCCTCCCCGGGCGAACCTGTGCA is part of the Armatimonadota bacterium genome and encodes:
- a CDS encoding cupredoxin domain-containing protein, with the translated sequence MRKRVVLAAVVVLMAAGAFALTGARGQAAASRTREYRVTMKFWKATVAEVPTVAVTNLPADAVAYAGDTVVFRVTNESPIAEGFSVDAYGVREVLEPKQTKVIRIAGVRPGAFVIYCQLHPFSVHYTGTLLVLPRP
- a CDS encoding MarR family winged helix-turn-helix transcriptional regulator yields the protein MRRRSFDLVSGPVERRIATGLAKIGLALKIHAWREAGARAVTPTQAQILSLVGNAPEGVTVGEVASRLGVTAPTASDAVEALVRKQLLRKGRSPRDARVRSITVTPQGRRVARRIGDWTDFLVPAVEALDPDEQAIFLRALVSMIRILQDRGEIPVSRICVTCRFFRPYVHKNPARPHHCAFVDAPFGDRLLRVDCSDHQPADAGTQRRRWEQFRTGRGEAQ
- a CDS encoding amino acid ABC transporter substrate-binding protein, producing MKTLRWWAIRWFASVLALYLVGAAGLVAAQQAAEYKVGVVTSLSGELAFGGNVTKRGYDLWAETLNKAGGILIGGKPYKVRLIYADDQSTPATAAVAGERLITQEKVDFILGPYASGTTLALAPITEKYRVPHITGSAESPLIWKGKFKYTFGTIPTVTIIAQASIQTLAQDVSPKPQTIAILGIDDAFSKFAAEAFRTAAQKFGIKVLRFDIVPEGSDYTPAVSAAKALTPDIFAMGSHEKAAIEMIKAAKELKFNPKAFVQHYGMTTPDFRKGLGKDAEYVFGTSVWTPNLNYQAKILFKTPQEYAAAFKARFGSDPDYTEAASTAAGIAFQEALRAINAAPPLTQAQKDALIGALERLDLMTFYGPIKFATSGDYYHDNAGLQPIALQYQGGVIVEVGPGKLRLKAPKYPTPSWDKR
- a CDS encoding cytochrome D1 domain-containing protein; its protein translation is MSNAVTVGELAPWFTPQTLRIEPGQEVVWSFSEAHTLHTITFLTGFDEPAKTVGFVGRKGTVRFTFTKPGLYVYVCAIHPYMDGQIAVGTDPAPQFMKPWPPASPGPLSPPRVRGRGEVWVDTQFQTRPGKMTAGTITVVDAATMKVKRVIEGDFDNPHNLMVSWDERYVIQTNWHANYITVLDARTGRVVKNRIRVGESPAHTHTTPQGKAVVTINAQDRLAVLDVSKLVDPAIPAAQIPIRYIEVPLGPHGGWISPDGKILVVANALSGKMSVVDMNTEKLLTTVDLSKVTDTDGKPFGANLPLYASVSRTGRLAATTTVLLTADKLLQGRVVFLDLRAPASPKVVKVVRVGAVPIQSPFSPDGKWVVVANTGSATASIIAVDQANPSNIRVVAEAKAYKGAHGVAYGFKQGGGFLAYVTNKYAPVLTVIDLSRPTPGKAGDVFLGPDAWGGNGVVVIHPRPAH
- a CDS encoding SCO family protein; translated protein: MRGPLAVLLSALLLEWGGGAARAAPHGMLRGLPILPPEPVIDFTLVDQHGRPFRLRDQRGSLVVLTFGFTSCLDLCPLTLGTLKRAYNALGPERRRVRVALITVDPRRDTPTRLKTYLASFHPDFIGLTGPEPERLRVYKSFGVVPERYMLDAHRLVVNHPPAIYVIDRTGYLRVSYNWGGPAEDVAHDIRVLLQD
- the cimA gene encoding citramalate synthase — encoded protein: MSNRVTVFDTTLRDGTQGAGINFSTDDKVKIALRLDELGVDYVEGGWPGSNPKDLAFFTRARELSWQHCKITAFGSTRRPNTRPDDDPNLQMLIQSGAPAVAIFGKSWDHHVTVALRTTRDENLRMIADSVAYLKRHGREVVYDAEHFFDGYRHDAVYALETLRAARQAGADVLVLCDTNGGTLPDEIRRIIRTVLERVGGPVGIHAHNDGALAVANTLTAVQAGAEHVQGTINGYGERCGNADLCAVVANLRLKLGYECLRPDALSRLVEVSRFVSEMANLAPDDYQPFVGRNAFAHKGGVHVSAVMADARTYEHIDPASVGNERRVVVSDLSGQANVLYKAGEMGLSLDRSRPEVKEILARVKRMEHEGYQFDGAEASFALIMRRLLGVHRPLFDLCWFHVRVVGGEGGAVRAEATVKLSVNGVEEHTAAEGNGPVHALDRALRKALEGFYPALRTIRLTDYKVRVLNAEAATAARVRVLIESSDGRRSWGTVGVSENVVEASWLALVDSFEYGLLHHDDATTARAGPPPA